One stretch of Macaca nemestrina isolate mMacNem1 chromosome 17, mMacNem.hap1, whole genome shotgun sequence DNA includes these proteins:
- the LOC105472149 gene encoding keratin, type I cytoskeletal 17 encodes MTTTIRQFTSSSSIKGSSGLGGGSSRTSCRLSGGLGAGSCRLGSAGGLGSALGGSSYSSCYSFGSGGGYGSSFGGVDGLLAGGEKATMQNLNDRLASYLDKVRALEEANTELEVKIRDWYQRQAPGPARDYSQYHRTIEELQNKILTATVDNANILLQIDNARLAADDFRTKFETEQALRLSVEADINGLRRVLDELTLARADLEMQIENLKEELAYLKKNHEEEMNALRGQVGGEINVEMDAAPGVDLSRILNEMRDQYEKMAEKNRKDAEDWFFSKTEELNREVATNSELVQSGKSEISELRRTMQALEIELQSQLSMKASLEGSLAETENRYCVQLSQIQGLIGSVEEQLAQLRCEMEQQNQEYKILLDVKTRLEQEIATYRRLLEGEDAHLTQYKKEPVTTRQVRTIVEEVQDGKVISSREQVHQTTR; translated from the exons atgaccaccaccatcCGCCAGTTCACCTCCTCCAGCTCCATCAAGGGCTCCTCCGGCCTGGGGGGCGGCTCATCCCGCACCTCCTGTCGGCTGTCTGGCGGCCTGGGTGCCGGCTCCTGCAGGCTGGGATCTGCTGGAGGCCTGGGCAGCGCCCTCGGAGGTAGCAGCTACTCCAGCTGCTACAGCTTTGGTTCTGGCGGTGGCTATGGCAGCAGCTTTGGGGGCGTTGATGGGCTGCTGGCCGGAGGTGAGAAGGCCACCATGCAGAACCTCAATGACCGCCTGGCCTCCTACCTGGACAAGGTGCGCGCCCTGGAGGAGGCCAACACTGAACTGGAGGTGAAGATCCGTGATTGGTACCAGAGGCAGGCCCCGGGGCCCGCCCGTGACTACAGCCAGTACCACAGGACGATCGAGGAGCTGCAGAACAAG ATCCTCACAGCCACCGTGGACAATGCCAACATTCTGTTGCAGATCGACAATGCCCGTCTGGCTGCTGATGACTTCCGCACCAA GTTTGAGACAGAGCAGGCCCTGCGCCTGAGCGTGGAGGCCGACATCAATGGCCTGCGCAGGGTGCTGGATGAGCTGACCCTGGCCAGAGCCGACCTGGAGATGCAGATTGAGAACCTCAAGGAGGAGCTGGCCTACCTGAAGAAGAACCACGAGGAG GAGATGAATGCCCTGCGAGGCCAGGTGGGCGGTGAGATCAATGTGGAGATGGACGCTGCCCCAGGTGTGGACCTGAGCCGCATCCTGAACGAGATGCGTGACCAGTATGAGAAGATGGCAGAGAAGAACCGCAAGGATGCCGAGGATTGGTTCTTCAGCAAG ACAGAGGAGCTGAACCGCGAGGTGGCCACCAACAGCGAGCTAGTGCAGAGCGGCAAGAGCGAGATCTCAGAGCTCCGGCGCACCATGCAGGCCTTGGAGATcgagctgcagtcccagctcagCATG AAAGCATCCCTGGAGGGCAGCCTGGCGGAGACAGAGAACCGCTACTGCGTGCAGCTGTCCCAGATCCAGGGACTCATCGGCAGCGTGGAGGAGCAGCTGGCCCAGCTTCGCTGCGAGATGGAGCAGCAGAACCAGGAGTACAAGATCCTGCTGGACGTGAAGACGCGGCTGGAGCAGGAGATCGCCACCTACCGCCGCCTGCTGGAGGGCGAGGACGCCCA cctGACTCAGTACAAGAAAGAAC CGGTGACCACCCGTCAGGTGCGTACCATTGTGGAAGAGGTCCAGGATGGCAAGGTCATCTCCTCCCGCGAGCAGGTCCACCAGACCACCCGCTGA